In Phaenicophaeus curvirostris isolate KB17595 chromosome 14, BPBGC_Pcur_1.0, whole genome shotgun sequence, a single genomic region encodes these proteins:
- the LOC138726614 gene encoding cap-specific mRNA (nucleoside-2'-O-)-methyltransferase 2-like, with product MNKCKQPYTDQTANLEKFSPDILSEIEKLFAKKFTYTKPVNNEWQLPDPGDAFRYDHKEFSSLLALKDSMNEVKNQLSDKNLDAWHQHTSFTNKAGKIIPHVKKAVNAELCTQAWCKFHEILCSFPLLPEQALQAGELSSVHLCEAPGAFIASLNHYLKSHHVPCNWHWVANTLNPYHEANDTLMMIADDRLIANTLPCWYFGPDNTGDVMTLKHLTGLQDFVGNKATIHLVTADGSLDCQGNPGEQEALVSPLQYCETVTALMILGTGGSFVLKMFTLFEHSSANLLFLLNCSFEEIHVFKPATSKAGNSEAYVICLRYMGGESIHLLLSRMMQNFGTEMVNKALFPQHTLPESFLKIHEECCMFFHECQVETISENIRLFEHMEEAEQKKLNKLRDCAVEFFMERFRMKPIARSNWLVKKSQTGCSTNVKWFRQRNKYFSTYNERKLLETLTWNDKLAKGYFNHWAEEHSLNNAGNTCILEQSSSDLECSLWYILEGKRLPVVKCSPFCDGQVLENLNEAMKELAGGSLKSRQMLQTCHSCEVLPGEMILAEVADLSRCHQEVLNERCSDQFRCLVVDFPSLCDTGSQPSMEIKLLESATLLTFSFSLLYDGEPQYQQQLLECVLHSLNQLTVGDALILPILSCFTRFTAGLVFILHCCFRCITFACPTSHEPLRTGATLLCVGFQGLPNPIAEYLWHLNKRMCSLLDMDLPQQVLQFVPMEVLLQGKLLAFLWDLNTTIAKRQLHLIVQAKQQQLTSSIAL from the coding sequence ATGAACAAATGTAAGCAGCCTTACACCGATCAGACTGCAAACCTTGAAAAGTTCAGCCCTGACATTCTTTCTGAAATTGAAAAGCTCTTTGCAAAGAAATTTACTTACACTAAGCCAGTGAATAATGAATGGCAGCTACCAGATCCTGGAGACGCCTTCAGATATGACCACAAGGAAttcagctccctcctggctctgAAAGACTCGATGAATGAAGTGAAGAATCAACTGAGTGATAAGAACCTGGACGCATGGCATCAGCACACCTCATTTACCAATAAAGCAGGGAAAATAATTCCTCATGTGAAGAAAGCTGTGAACGCAGAGCTGTGTACCCAGGCATGGTGCAAGTTTCATGAGATCCTCTGCagtttccctcttctccctgaACAAGCTCTTCAAGCTGGAGAACTGAGTTCTGTCCACCTCTGTGAAGCTCCTGGAGCTTTTATAGCCAGCCTCAATCACTACCTGAAATCCCACCATGTCCCTTGCAACTGGCACTGGGTGGCCAATACCCTAAACCCATACCACGAGGCAAATGACACTCTGATGATGATCGCTGATGACCGTCTCATAGCAAACACTCTACCTTGTTGGTACTTTGGCCCAGATAATACTGGTGATGTGATGACATTGAAGCATCTGACAGGACTTCAGGACTTTGTAGGTAACAAGGCAACAATTCACTTGGTAACCGCTGATGGCAGTTTGGATTGCCAGGGAAATCCAGGTGAACAGGAGGCACTCGTCTCCCCTCTCCAGTACTGTGAAACAGTCACTGCGTTAATGATCCTGGGCACAGGAGGGTCCTTTGTTCTGAAGATGTTCACGCTGTTTGAACACAGTTCTGCCAATCTGCTCTTTCTACTCAACTGCTCCTTTGAGGAGATCCATGTCTTTAAGCCAGCCACTAGCAAAGCTGGAAACTCAGAAGCCTACGTGATTTGTCTTCGTTACATGGGTGGAGAAAGCATTCATCTGCTGCTTTCTAGGATGATGCAGAACTTTGGAACAGAAATGGTCAACAAGGCGCTTTTTCCCCAGCATACACTACCAGaatcttttcttaaaatacatgAGGAGTGTTGCATGTTCTTCCACGAGTGCCAGGTAGAGACTATCTCTGAGAACATCCGTCTCTTTGAGCACATGgaagaagcagagcagaaaaaactGAACAAGTTAAGAGACTGTGCAGTAGAGTTCTTCATGGAGAGATTTCGTATGAAACCCATTGCCAGAAGTAACTGGCTTGTCAAGAAGTCTCAGACTGGTTGCAGCACGAATGTGAAATGGTTTaggcaaagaaacaaatattttagtaCGTACAATGAAAGGAAGCTGCTGGAAACCCTAACATGGAATGATAAATTGGCAAAGGGCTATTTTAATCACTGGGCAGAGGAGCATAGTTTAAATAATGCTGGTAATACATGCATCCTGGAACAATCGTCTTCTGACCTTGAGTGTAGTTTGTGGTAcattctggaaggaaaaagactACCAGTGGTAAAATGTTCTCCATTTTGTGATGGTCAAGTCTTGGAAAATCTTAATGAAGCTATGAAGGAATTAGCTGGGGGGAGCCTGAAAAGCAGGCAAATGCTGCAGACTTGTCACTCTTGTGAAGTTCTTCCTGGGGAAATGATATTGGCAGAAGTGGCTGACCTTTCCAGGTGTCATCAGGAAGTCTTAAATGAAAGATGTAGTGACCAGTTCAGGTGCCTTGTGGTGGACTTCCCATCCCTCTGTGATACTGGAAGCCAACCCAGTATGGAAATAAAGCTCCTGGAGTCAGCCACCCTGTTGACCTTCagtttctctttgctttatGATGGAGAACCGCAGtaccagcagcagcttttggaGTGTGTTCTGCATTCGCTGAATCAGCTTACAGTGGGAGATGCACTGATATTGCCTATTCTCTCTTGTTTTACACGCTTCACAGCTGGCCTGGTCTTTATCCTGCACTGCTGTTTCCGGTGCATCACGTTTGCTTGTCCAACTTCCCATGAGCCTCTAAGGACTGGTGCCACTTTGCTATGTGTCGGTTTCCAAGGCCTTCCAAATCCTATTGCTGAATACCTGTGGCATCTGAATAAGCGAATGTGCTCCTTACTAGACATGGATTTGCCCCAGCAGGTTTTGCAGTTTGTGCCTATGGAAGTTCTCCTCCAGGGCAAACTGTTAGCATTCCTATGGGATTTGAACACAACCATTGCAAAGAGACAGCTCCATTTGATTGTGCAAGCTAAGCAGCAGCAACTGACAAGCAGTATTGCTCTTTAG